Part of the bacterium genome, GAGGGTCTGCACCGCCGCCCCGACCCCGAAGCCCGGCATGAAGCTGAGCGAGGCGATGCGCAGCACGACGTTGCCCGCGGCCAGGGCCACCACGCCGATGCGGCCGAGCAGGGCGTTGAAGACGAGCAGCCCCAGGATGACGCCGAGGGTCTGCAGCGCCGGCGGCCAGGCCAGGCGCAGGAAGGGGCCCAGCAGGTCGGGACGGAAATTGCTGCGGCACAGGAAGCGGAAGCGTTTGCGGATGGGGGTGCGCAGCAGGAAACCGGCCATGACCGCGGCCGCCATGCCCGCGCTCAGGCTGCTGGCCAGGGCGGCCCCCGCCACGCCGAGGGCCGGCGCGCCGAGGTGGCCGAAGATGAAGATCCAGTTCAGCAGGGCGTTCAGGGCGTTCATGCCGATGCCCACCGCCATGCCGATCCGGGTCCAGCCGATGCCGTCGAAGGCGCCCTTGGCCTGGAACCAGAACAGCAGAGGCAGCATTCCCGCAAAACGATAGAACAGATAATCTCTTCCCAGATCGACAACTTGCGGATCCCTGCTCACAAGTGACATGAGGAGCTCCGGCCGCAGCATGCCCAGGGCCATGCCCAGGCTCCCGGCCAGACCGGCCACGGCGAGCGCCGTCGCGAGGACCGCCCCCACTTCGCCGTCGCGG contains:
- a CDS encoding MATE family efflux transporter, which encodes RDGEVGAVLATALAVAGLAGSLGMALGMLRPELLMSLVSRDPQVVDLGRDYLFYRFAGMLPLLFWFQAKGAFDGIGWTRIGMAVGIGMNALNALLNWIFIFGHLGAPALGVAGAALASSLSAGMAAAVMAGFLLRTPIRKRFRFLCRSNFRPDLLGPFLRLAWPPALQTLGVILGLLVFNALLGRIGVVALAAGNVVLRIASLSFMPGFGVGAAVQTLVGQSLGRGDPAGARRAAWGGVGLAVVFMGLFGVAFVAVPASLMRLFTDRPELVAAGVPILRLMGLVQVIDGLGLTLAGALRGAGLTRAVMLMDVGLGFVLLPPLTYLFGIAWGGGLLGAWLALLTWFTLFAVGMVVIWFRSDWESVRI